The Pochonia chlamydosporia 170 chromosome 1, whole genome shotgun sequence genome window below encodes:
- a CDS encoding hemolysin III family channel protein (similar to Coccidioides immitis RS XP_001240828.1) → MSDVTTAITSACAYKSRDDEQVGTAATASGSDLQDTERPVNRRRRHSFFLPRRKSIVETIMDGEEGLLLKVDLFLSELERRLDFIENYYGDLGRDYSFSRAFATLQAVRTRCSQASEEVIGAGRRRLQIMVETLEMRYQETLTAAESMHEKARVGVDLLEEMLSEFEARAHKLREQGLAGATTAAEAFMDEGRRVAHESIERARGVMDEGLERARRAALSLEEHIQQAIVKARETRLLHYNDLPTPWRNNPHITKGYRFTESKIECVQSAFNISNEFFNIWSHVIGLILVLSVAFYFYPASANFSLSSKSDIFVAAVFFVMACLTLVCSTIWHTMNAVADVDAISIFACVDYTGISLLIAASIMTTEYTAFYCDPLSRWIYMSLTAVLGIGGVILPWHPKFNGSDMAWARVAFFVGLALTGFMPMLQLSYTHGPDFVVTFYSPILKSILVYFGGAIVYASKIPERWWPGMFDYVGGSHNLWHAAVLGGILFHYTAMQTFFSNAFHRAEGGCPAY, encoded by the coding sequence atgaGTGACGTGACAACTGCCATCACGTCCGCTTGTGCCTACAAGTCGCGCGATGATGAGCAAGTAGGGACTGCCGCTACAGCTTCGGGATCCGACCTGCAAGATACCGAACGTCCCGTCaaccgacgacgacgacactCGTTTTTCCTACCGCGACGAAAGTCAATAGTTGAGACCATCATGGACGGGGAAGAGGGCTTGCTGCTCAAGGTAGACTTGTTCCTCTCTGAGTTGGAGCGCCGCTTGGACTTTATCGAGAATTACTACGGCGACCTCGGCAGAGATTACAGTTTCTCTCGCGCCTTTGCCACTCTGCAGGCCGTTAGGACAAGATGTTCTCAGGCCTCAGAGGAGGTCATCGGTGCCGGTAGGCGGCGCCTGCAAATCATGGTTGAGACACTAGAGATGCGCTACCAAGAAACTTTGACAGCGGCCGAGTCCATGCATGAAAAGGCACGGGTGGGCGTTGATCTCCTCGAAGAGATGCTCTCCGAATTTGAAGCGCGCGCACACAAGCTGCGCGAGCAAGGTCTTGCCGGCGCCACCACTGCCGCCGAGGCCTTCATGGACGAAGGTCGCCGCGTTGCGCACGAGAGCATCGAACGAGCCAGGGGAGTCATGGACGAAGGTCTCGAAAGGGCCCGACGAGCAGCACTGTCTTTGGAAGAACACATTCAGCAAGCCATTGTAAAGGCAAGAGAAACACGCCTACTTCACTACAACGACCTGCCCACCCCTTGGCGCAACAACCCTCACATCACCAAGGGCTATCGCTTCACCGAATCCAAAATCGAATGCGTCCAGTCCGCCTTCAACATATCCAACGAATTTTTCAACATTTGGTCCCACGTCATTGGCCTTATCCTCGTCCTCTCCGTGGCCTTTTACTTCTACCCTGCCAGTGCCAACTTTTCCCTCAGCTCCAAGAGCGACATCTTTGTTGCCGCCGTCTTCTTTGTCATGGCCTGCCTTACACTGGTTTGCTCGACCATTTGGCACACCATGAACGCCGTCGCTGACGTCGATGCAATTTCCATATTTGCCTGCGTCGACTACACCGGCATCTCCCTCCTGAttgccgcctccatcatgaCCACCGAGTACACCGCGTTTTACTGCGACCCCTTGAGCCGCTGGATATACATGTCCCTCACCGCCGTCCTGGGCATTGGCGGCGTCATTCTTCCATGGCACCCCAAGTTCAATGGTAGCGACATGGCTTGGGCCCGAGTCGCTTTCTTTGTTGGACTTGCCTTGACGGGATTCATGCCGATGCTGCAGTTGTCGTATACCCATGGCCCCGACTTTGTCGTCACGTTTTACTCGCCGATATTGAAGTCGATACTTGTCTACTTTGGCGGTGCCATTGTCTACGCGAGCAAGATTCCGGAGAGATGGTGGCCAGGCATGTTTGACTATGTTGGCGGCAGTCACAATTTGTGGCATGCTGCCGTCTTGGGAGGCATACTGTTTCACTACACGGCCATGCAGACATTTTTCTCGAACGCATTCCACCGTGCTGAAGGTGGCTGTCCAGCGTACTAG